Below is a window of Electrophorus electricus isolate fEleEle1 chromosome 12, fEleEle1.pri, whole genome shotgun sequence DNA.
TCTGTTCAAGAGCTGCAGGTAGCCACTATAGCTGAACCGCTGCCAACCGTGGGTGTATGTCTAGGCTGCGCTCACCGTGCAGTACACAGTTTCTAACTGTTATGAAACTTCCTTCTCAGGAGATCTGCAAAGATCTCCATCGCAAGATTGAAATTACAGATGAAGCACGATATGACCTTGAAGTTAAAGTGGACAAAAATGGGAAGGAGGTGACTTATTATGCTGTCAcgtcatggtgtgtgtgtgagtaggtctTTTCTTGAAGGATCAGTGGAAATAATTTATGCTAAACCACAACTGTTACTAGATGGCTATAAATGAACAGGGATCAGTTATCCTTTCAAATGAAGGAAATTAGCCCATGTAATGTGCTACATGGCAGTAGCATGAAACCTGTGCCACTGTAGATCCAGAGCCTGATGCAGAAGATCAGCGAGATGAAGGGCTCCATGACCAGAACCAAACTGAAGAGGGTGAAAAAATCCGCCGATGCCATGCTGGATGCCCTGACTGAATCCAAAATATCCTCTAAGGCTGACTTCAAAGCCAACCTTAAAACAgtgaagaaagaggaggagaaggtaggCCTTCCTCAGTAACCACTCAACGGTTCTCCTACTGAGAGAACCATGTCATGAACCAGCCGCTCTGCCTTCATGGTGTCAGTAAGAAGAGCACTTCTCATTATGTGCACCTTTTGAACAGAAAGAGGAGGTGGCTGACTGGCGTAAGAACGTGGAGGCCATGTCTGGCATGGAGGGCAGGAAGAAGCTGTTTGATGCAGGCCAGTAGGGGGCAGACGAGAGGACCAAGGTCAGCAGGGACGCTTCACTGTCAAGGGTAAAAATGTCAGAAGGGACATTGAtgtggtatttttatttttctattgtCAAATTCGTCACTAATTGGTGGcttgaacaacaaaaaaacaaacaaacaagaaaaaaaacaggacttCGTTTATGTTTGTGGAAATTGAAATATTAAAGAGAAAATCAAAG
It encodes the following:
- the LOC113579762 gene encoding troponin I, slow skeletal muscle-like isoform X2, whose translation is MSEGPKKSKYSATRRQLLKSKLLVKATSMLVAESEQRKCERESALKERAPPLNLSGLSVQELQEICKDLHRKIEITDEARYDLEVKVDKNGKEIQSLMQKISEMKGSMTRTKLKRVKKSADAMLDALTESKISSKADFKANLKTVKKEEEKKEEVADWRKNVEAMSGMEGRKKLFDAGQ
- the LOC113579762 gene encoding troponin I, slow skeletal muscle-like isoform X3 codes for the protein MLVAESEQRKCERESALKERAPPLNLSGLSVQELQEICKDLHRKIEITDEARYDLEVKVDKNGKEIQSLMQKISEMKGSMTRTKLKRVKKSADAMLDALTESKISSKADFKANLKTVKKEEEKKEEVADWRKNVEAMSGMEGRKKLFDAGQ
- the LOC113579762 gene encoding troponin I, slow skeletal muscle-like isoform X1 — translated: MLCLFRILYSQGTWRTTAMSEGPKKSKYSATRRQLLKSKLLVKATSMLVAESEQRKCERESALKERAPPLNLSGLSVQELQEICKDLHRKIEITDEARYDLEVKVDKNGKEIQSLMQKISEMKGSMTRTKLKRVKKSADAMLDALTESKISSKADFKANLKTVKKEEEKKEEVADWRKNVEAMSGMEGRKKLFDAGQ